CCTTTTTCTTTGATAGAGAGCAGGGctttagagggagagaggagaccaacctattggtgcatgcttACTATTCTAAATTCTctgtttttcctttgtttttcccTCTTCCTTTCTTAGTGCTTTCTCCTATATTATGATTTTCTCCTAGAGATTACTATTACCTTGATTGTGTTGCCCCCTTTGTGCACGGCAAGGGCcttttttatagtgcctgccatgactggtttttactattttagcctttaactaCCTTTGTCTGGTATGGGTGTCCTTGTCGATCACTACTGGTTCGTCAATCGTTCAACCATTATTACTTGCCTATACTGGTTGTGCCACCTCCCATTACCAAACAAATaagactattttgtttgtttgtctgccaTAGCTTTTCTACCTGTTACGGTGTGggtgttttctctctttatccctcatggcatgcacctagtgattcccactcatccttacttcttttgggcAATATGTCATTTTAGtaggacatttcccccaaaagagcctgaGTAGAAACCCCAgaataggttttcccctctccctACCGTCAGACTatgccctcttacctctgacccatgacctcaccacgtcctgtattggctaggtacagGCTGGTAATGTCTAGGCCTTGTGCGTGCTTTACTTCTATGTATGTTCAAAGCTTGCCTACTACTCATGTGTTTGTCGTGATCTAGAAGCTTGTCTGCTCAATttgctggtcatttttggcttcTTATGGCATGGGTTGTTTTTTGATCTCTTATTCTCTATGCCTTGCTTCCTTTGGGGGTTGGGCTTTGCAGAATTGTGGGCTTTCCTTCCTTCAGCCTACTTTCTTACTCTTTCCGTAGCCTTGCTATCATTTCCTGCTATACCACTCTATCATTCCTACTGTGATGTTATTTGACCCAATCttgctgggcctctttgggTTTGCCGTTTATTCTTCTCTCAATAACTCAGTATGGTCATTGGTCCTTTTATTACATTACTTGCGGGCTGCtgtgtcccatttgttttttcttgggtatccttggcccatttgctttcatTAGGCTTCTTTGGCCCTTTCCCTGACTCCGCATTCCCATGAGTTTTTACTTAACTTTTATGGGTTTTTCCAGCCTAATTACCTTATCCCTCATCCTTGGGGCTCATGGGCTTGTCATCAActccttactttctttgtttgcattacttcGGGTTTGCTGTGgtccattctcacttttctatatCACATACTGCCCATGAGTTTGCTACTTTTTTCTCTCCGGGCTCTTttaggcccatttgctttctcaAGGCCCACTTGTTTATTTCAGGAGCCTGTGATTCATTATTCCTACCACTTGAGTTTAATGGTTTTTCTATCCACTTATTAATTCTTTTCTGCCCAttttgttgggcttcttctttcTACTGGCCTTCccaaaatgagcatcaacactaagtttctaattttttaattcagACATTTCATCcaattacattaaaaataattcgttaaatatgcaattaactattaaaaaatattatcacataataaatttataaatttttttattaattttatagatttttttaggggagaatttttttaatgaaattgaataaaaaacttaaattgaataaatttaaaaccttAAAGAGCCGTTTGATAATACTGTTTTAGtaacgttatttgtattttttaaaaatatatataaataaaaaaatacataaaaatacatataatgtaatttaaaaactaaaaaatattgcTTAAACTATCATTACAAACGGCCTAAAGATTCATGGTGAAATTTGCAttttactcttatttttattacataaaatcgTTAACACTTTGCAATACACTTCTATACCTACTTCTATTAGTGTTACTGTTAGCCAAAgcagtttcttaaaaaaaaaagttgtgagcCTAAGCCGGAACTGCTTTCGATCAGCACCAGTCCCTCAGCCGTTGGCCATCGACTTTCCCCTTCTCTTCTTGGCTGGAGAAAGTGAGACAGACAATTTCAAGGGTAACCATGGCCTTCGTAACCACCGTATAAGCCCGTTGCCAAGCTCAGTGAGTCTCTGctctctattctattttgtttttctttggttgctaagtttttttttttttgataaataggttgctaagtttaaatttatttgtgtttcaattttcatcaaatGGGTCCAAACTTGTGTTGTAATTTGAGTTGTGAAACCTACAAGTTGTGCTACTTCTGTTGTATCAAAAAGCACGCTTTAGTATAAGTTGAGTGGTTGTTGGTGTTTAAATgtttatgtagtttttttttataggtattttgagaattagttttgatgaatttggatGAGTTTATTCCTGTACTCTCTCTAAATttctcatcttctctctctaGAATTCTTGCTCAATAAGTTATTCTAGTACTACAGTCTTGCTGGTCATTGAtatgtaaaaaaagaagaagaaaaaacttacttttgttttttttttttccttcctgaTTGTCATAGTGGCATGGTGtgactatttatttttgttgaaattgaagcaAAATTGAGCATAGTTTCATTatgtatttgttggtttgttgcTCATATCAACTGGGGATTCCAAGTTTTggattctttttgttttcttttgtttttaatctgAATTTTTGGGTGAGGTGTGTAATTACATGAGCTTGGGTGAAATGCAAAAACTTTTAGCTAGTCAAGTATGAACAATGAAGGGCTTTAGACACTATTGAATTTGTAATGTATTTGTTTGATTCTAATTTCTGTGTGTTTTCAATGGACataaaaatagtataatttTGTTTACTTTTTGGGTAGGTGAGTGCCGATAGCCTCAAATGGCAAGGCGTGTCCATCTTCTTCCCAAGTTCTTCCTCACCACTCCAACCAAACCCCAAAATCCCATCTCAGTCCCTCTCTCCCAATGCCTCTGCTCAGCCTCTACCCCTGAAGACCCTACTAAAACCCCAACAGAAAATCATAACCCTACCACCCTTCATGAAAAACAACGCCTTGATCAAGTTCAAAAGCTCCGAATCCTCCTCCAACATGGCCGAATGGAAACCGCTCATAGGCTCATCAAGACCCTCGTTCACTCCAAAGATCCATTCTCTTCGCCCTCTGATCTTTTCACCCTCTTTTCCCTCTCTTCACCCTCCATGAAGCCTGCTTTCTCTGACGTGCTATTGTTGGTTTGTTCAGAGTCCAAAATGACAACCGAAGCCACAGAATTGTATACCTTAATGAAGAAAGATGgtatttttccttctttggcTTCTTTCAATATGTTGCTTGAGTCATTGGTGGCTTCAAAACAGTTTAAGAGAACACTGGATTTGTTTTCGGAGTTTTTGGAGTCGGGTATTCGACTTGATAGGTTCACATATAGTAAGGCAATTCTGGCGGCGGTGAAGTTGGGGGACTTGAATAGGGCCTTTGAGTTGCTGAATAATATGAAGAATAGCAGGGTGAGTCCTCATGTGTTTGTTTACAATGTGTTGCTTAGTGGGTTGTGTAAAGAGAAGAGAATGAGGGATGCGGAGAAGGTTTTTGATGAAATGCTGAAGAGGAGGTTGGTGCCGAGTTTGGTTACATATAATACATTGATTGATGGTTATTGTAAGGTTGGGGAATTGGAGGGTGCCTTTGGTTTGAGAGAAAGGATGAAGGCGGAGAATGTGGAGCCGAGTCTTGTTACGTTCAATTCATTGCTTAGTGGGCTTTGTCGGGCACGGAGAATGGATGATGCCAAGAGGGTGTTGGAAGAAATGGAGGCCCATGCATTTGTGCCAGATGGATTTACTTATAGTATTCTATTCGATGGGCATTTGAGGTGTGGTGATGATGAGGCTTCATTGGCTTTGTATGAAGAAGCAATTGGAAAAGGTGTAAGGTTTAACAACTATACTTGTAGCATTTTGTTAAATGCGTTGTGCAAAGAAGGGAAGATGGAAAAGGCAGAGAAGGTATTGAAGAAGCTAATTGAGAATGGACTTGTTCCAGATGAGGTAATGTATAACACAATTGTAAATGGATTTTGTCGTAGGGGTGAGGTGGACAGAGCCATTTTGACGATTGAACAAATGGG
This DNA window, taken from Quercus robur chromosome 2, dhQueRobu3.1, whole genome shotgun sequence, encodes the following:
- the LOC126713069 gene encoding pentatricopeptide repeat-containing protein At5g12100, mitochondrial, with the protein product MARRVHLLPKFFLTTPTKPQNPISVPLSQCLCSASTPEDPTKTPTENHNPTTLHEKQRLDQVQKLRILLQHGRMETAHRLIKTLVHSKDPFSSPSDLFTLFSLSSPSMKPAFSDVLLLVCSESKMTTEATELYTLMKKDGIFPSLASFNMLLESLVASKQFKRTLDLFSEFLESGIRLDRFTYSKAILAAVKLGDLNRAFELLNNMKNSRVSPHVFVYNVLLSGLCKEKRMRDAEKVFDEMLKRRLVPSLVTYNTLIDGYCKVGELEGAFGLRERMKAENVEPSLVTFNSLLSGLCRARRMDDAKRVLEEMEAHAFVPDGFTYSILFDGHLRCGDDEASLALYEEAIGKGVRFNNYTCSILLNALCKEGKMEKAEKVLKKLIENGLVPDEVMYNTIVNGFCRRGEVDRAILTIEQMGSHGLLPNCITFNTLIDKFCNMGEMDKAEEWVKKMAEKGVSPNVETYNTLIDGYGRKLLFDRCFQILEEMENKGIKPNVVSYGSLIHCFCKDGKLLEAEIILRDMVGRGVLPNAQIYNMLIDGNCTAGKLKDSFRFLDEMVKNGIGATLVTYNVLINGLCKRGTMIEAEDLVSQITSCGYNPDAITYNSLISGYSNIGNIQKCLNLYENMRKLGIKPTLNTYHPLISACSEKDIVLVENLFDEMLQMGLSPDRVVYNALIHGYAKHGDVQKAFALYHEMIDQGIHADKMTYNSLILGNFREGKLSGVKDIINDMKAKGFVPKADTYNILVKGHCEQKDFTGAYIWYRDMSDNGFPLNACTFNELITGLRQEGRLQEAQIVCSEMKVKLMDDWSITDKLSVVA